TTGGAGCCCCTGAACGTCTCCCCCGAAATTCCCTCTTACAAAGCCCTGCATTGTGTTTCGTCTCACCGTAGAGGAACTGGGAGCACTGGGCGTAGCCgtcctccatctcctcacaTTTGTCGGCAGCTGTCTGCATGTCGCTGTACGTGGTGGCGAAGACCGCGGCCCCCGACTCCACCAGGAACTTACAGACCTGAACATTGTTACAGGAGGCTGCACAGTGGAGGGGAGTCCTGGAGacgaggacagaggagaggatgtaAGGTTTGAAAGATTTGTTCGAGCTGACTAGCCTGGTCCCAGACGTCTGgatcacctcccacacctcaGCTCAGTGATTCAGATAGGTCCGGTGTGGTGCTACCGGACGGCGGTTTTCTTGGTTGGAGAAACAACCTTTGTAGGAGGGATTAACAAACCATCTTCCTGCATAGCTACAACCATGAAAAATAGCATCAGAAACCAAAAATGGTGACGAGCACGGATGAGATGTTAGCAGCTGTTTTAAGTCGACTTACAGAAATATTAACtcttaaatcaacatatttcGGGTTGGCAGACCGGACCGTTATTCTGGTTCAAACTCACCAGCCGTCGCTGTCGGCAGCATTGGCGTTGACACCAAACTGAACCAGAAACTTGACGATCTCAGTGTGGCCGGCGCAGACGGCGTTGTGCAGCGCCGTGATGCCCTCGTCGTTCGGCATGCTGGGGTCGTCCACCTGCAGGACGGAAATGTGATCACGTATTTCTCATTTAATCTGGACTCAAGCTGCTGATTTCAAGCATTTCAGGCAAATATTCAATAGCTTTCAGGATGAAAAACTTCAAGCTCAAATGGTTCCAAATGTTCCCTGTAGTCACATTAATCTCAATTATAACGACACTAACAATCTAAATAGCAGATTGTACCTGAATGCAGCACTTCATAGAGATCACTTATTCCTTAACTATTATCATACATCTGCGTTTGTGTCCGAGTGTCAAACTAGGCGACTCTCTCGCGGCCGTGTGACTCACGTCGTAGATGACCCTCTGGACCAGGTCATACTCGCCCTCCAGAGACGAGTCCAGCAGCAGGGCCAGAGGGTTGAACTTGACCCGCATGCTGTGGTCGATCTGCTCCGAGCCAGCTTTACGGAGGATCGACCTCTTACCCTGAGAGGGAGGAAATAAGGATTTCAGGTGAAGTGACCCTTTATAATGTCCCCCCCCCCGTGAACAGCTACACAGTCAACACTCACCGGGGGCACTGTGACCTGTCCTGTCACCTCCGGCGGCTGCAGGTTGAGGGCGTCATCTCCTTGCTCCACCTCACTACAGGTGGGGTAAGGAGGGGGCGGGTATGGGGGGAACTCGTCTGCAAAGTAGTCTTGGGAGACCGAGGCGGAAGGAcacacctcttcctcctccttgtcctccggaggggggggcagtgagCGGCAGGCGGCGGGATCAAGGATGGGTGAGCGGGGGGGCAGAGGGGGCGGGGTCAGGCTGTCCTCTGGGCTCTCAGCAGGCGGCTGGTTGAAGCCAGCTCCAGCGTTATCGTCGACCCTGGACAGGACGTCGGCACCGCCCGTCCCGTCCTCATGAACCTCAGGCTGAACATACATCCCTGCTGGACCGACTGTCTCCATGGGGATGGTTTCCATGGCAGCCAGAGTGGTTTTCTGATAGAGCAGCTTCTGGATGTTGGGTCCGGCCGGGCCCTCGGGCTCCGTGATGGAGCTGCGTTTCTTCAGGGGTCGGGGGGCGTGGTGCAGCCGTCGGCGCAGGGCCTCCAGGTCGGCGTCGCTGGGGTTCCTGTGAGGGTTGGACAGGAAGGGGAGGAGCTTGGTGGGGCTGAGTGGTCGTGGGGTGGCCCGTTCTGCCGGCTCTGCTCCGACACCTTCGTAGTTACCCAGGCAACCGTTGTCTACCTCGCTCCCGTCGGTCACACAAGACCCAGAATTCACGATGGCGCTGTCTGAGCCGACAGACTGCAGCCCCCCGCTAGCTGGGAGAACTGGTTTCCCGTACACTGTGAGGGGCAGAGACACCGAAGTCAGAGGCAACAAAACCAAAGTAAACTGAATCTATGGACTGGAGCGTAGAATAACAATCGTATAACATGGAGTGGTAGTACCACTAACAGCATCAGTATCTATATTTTCAACCccccacaaacaaacattaaaaacaaacttcttgTAGAATGTTATGTGAagatgtttgctgtgtgtttgaagcCGTGACATCAGAGGTAACAGTCGTAGTAACAGTGACATCAGAGGTAACAGTCGTTAAACAGTGACATCACCGGTAACAGCCTCACCTCTGGGCTGGCTGCGGGGCAGCGTGCCCTGGCCGCTCGCTTGGTAGCCCTTCCCCGGCGTGGCCTGCTGGGTGTACATGGAGTAGATGGACGAAGCCGCCACAGTCTGAGGCTTCGGCAGCATAGGCGGGGGGGCCTCCGAGAGCTCGGGGGTGTACGGTCGTACGGCGGCGGCAGGCGGACTCTCCTGCTTGTTGGGCAGAGGGAGGGTGTGGCTGTGGCTGGACAGGACCAAAGAAGGCCTGAGGTGGCCCCCGACCGGTCGCACCTTACCAGGGAAGGTCCCGGTGCTGTAGGGGGGCTTGGAGAAGGTTGGCGGGCCGGACGAGGAGAAAGGTTTGGGCTTACTGGGAACTGGAGGTGGCACCACCATCTTGGACAGACCTTTACCTGGATTCTGTGGATCCaggaaaaataatttgtttatgAGACTAATTACTTACTTCAAAAGTAAGACGTAAAGTTTGTTGTTATAGCGCCACCATTTGGCCagtctgtattttttttgccTGAATGGTGGGTGAGATTTCCAACCTATCTGCTGAGTTTGGGAACTGTATCTGATACAATCTCTAAGACACAAGAGAAATAATCCAGCTTTGCTGCTCGGACCTCTAATAATTCTTTGATTTCATGCCAAAGTTAAATGAACAGGACGTTTGTAAAAGTAAGGAACAGGAGTGAGAGTCATTGATACCTGTTTGTCCCTGAGCAGGTTCTCGGTGATGTGATTGGTCCGTGAGGGGACAGGGGGCGGGATGTCAGACCCAGAGAGGCCCTTCTGGTCCGTGAGAGTCTTACCACCTACAAGAGgggaaatcatcatcataacacaTCGTTTACGTTCCTTTTAATCTCCCAGACAGTAAATTGCTTTATTCTTTCTCATGAATACATCGCTTTGTAGCAGCTAAATCGGGCACGTCTGAGTGTCCTTGAACGCACCAACAGAGAGACTCTTCAGAACGGGACACTGATTGAGAATTCagcaatgacaaaaaataataaaaaataaagacataaggCAAAGAAATGTTATATCATATCTCAACAATGACTGACGAGCAGTGGAGCTTTACTGTTAAATCGCGCCCCAACTGACCTGAGTTGTGGCAGCCGAGGCTGGACATCCGGGGCAGTGTAGAGGCGTGGCTGTAACCTCCACTGGATTCAGAAAATGAGCTGCTCCAGTCAGAGAGTTTGGTTATTTTTGAAGTGGCAAAACCTATAAAGAGCAGAGAAACTGTAAACACTGGAGGTACAAGTTCTAGTCCAAATCATGCTTTGGCACGTTTGGACAGAGGACGGAGCATCAAAGACATTTCGTTtgagattaaataaataactccTTAAAGAAAAAATggtctcctttttctttcagttttaacttGAAGAGTAACTTCATGTGCAGTACCTGAGGCTGGTTTGACTGGTCTGGGAGGCGGCTTCAGGGACGAGTCGGGCATGGGCAGGGTGGCGGTGCCATCCGGGTACGCCGGCTTCACCAGAACCTGCTGGCGGGCCGGTACCGGAGGCCCCTGAGAGCTCGTGGTGGAGGACGACTGAATGTACGGCCCCACTGCCGCCACTCTGGAGCCCACGCCGTGCTGAGGGGCCCCTCCGTCTGAAGCCACCTGGAGGGAACGGGAatatctgacagctgcagccaCTTTGATGTTATAATATAATGATGCTCAGCACGAACTTGATGACGGTAGAAGGTTAGCTTGTATGTCCGTACAGCGGTTACTTGAAGGTAGCTAATTTAGCTAATGAGGCTTATCCTGATTTTACGTTCTTTACAAGTCGGGATCAACTAAATCCCTGGAGAAAATAAGTGAATATTTTTGAGTGAAACTCACCGGCAGGTTCTCCTTCTGCTGCAGGGCAGCCTTCTTCTTCCAGAGCCGCTGTCGGAGCTCGGCCAGCCGTCGGTCCATCGCTGCCACCTCCAGGTTCCTCTTGTTCaggctgtctctctgctgctgcagcctgccGCTCTGATCCTGGTTCAGCTTGTTCCTCAACTGGGAGGTCAGGGATGAAGCTCAGTGAACAACAGGTACAAAAGGAGGGAGCTAATATTGCCAAGTAtacattagctagttagctaggcCTTCCTGCTGAGTTCAAACTAGCCACACTAGCTTGTCGCTATCTagcaagctagttagcctaATGACAGACTTAATTGATGAGACTATTTTTTGGCACTACAGtggctctttttctcttcagtgGAAATAACCTTGTGTCCAGGAAGTGTTACCACTGCACAGtctgatctctctctttcactcacacgTAAAGATTGTGTGAAAAAGCTAATAGgttagcttcctccattttggactctccagCTCTCCGTTGAGTTTAAAGTGAAACTTCGTgacttttgaaaaaaacaacaataacaacacgATCCCCCACCAACAAATAAAACGTAGAATTCATAATTAATaagatgttcagtttaatgCACTGCTACAGCCtgtatgaccagtagcttacggtggctaatgttagctaatgttagcgaaCTCTGTTATCCTGCAAGTAAGCTGTTTATGAAATGTTCCATCAGCTCAGTTTAAAGGTCAGGACCAGATACAGGTCAGGTCGTCTGTTGGTTGGTCATAGTTCACCAAACACAACTCCAACAATTAGTCATTTAATTGATAATTCAAtgggcaactattttgataatcagttaattgtttcagtcatttatcaaacaaagtgccaaacatttgcttctgaaatgtaaaaatgtgctgATTGAATCTTTGAGATtgaattgtttgacatttgaagacgtcactaTGGCTCTGAGAAACTGTGAACACGTATTTTTACCACTTTTTGACGTTTCATAGACCAAACGACCaatcaatgaatcaagaaaCTCCccggcagattaatcaataatgaaaatgatctttagttgcagccataaacAGGAGGGTTGTATCTGATGCAGGAGGCCACACTGGAGGTCTGATGAAGTCCTCGACTGAGATCtcacctgcagctctttgtAGAGGCGCTCCAGCTCAGCTGTGGAGGAGGTGCTGTGGtgatgagggagaagaggaggaggaagaggaggctcCAGTCTGTCGCTCCTCAGCGCCTCCAGCTGGTCGCTCAGCTCCTCCACCCTCGACACAGCGACCAGCAGCTCCCTCTGCTTCTGCTGGAACAGACCGGTCATCTGCTCGATCTCCTCCACTGatgcacacaacaaacacaggctTCAGTATTGATACCGAAACTATAGTTTTTGGAGGAACGTTTTTcaacaaaaacctttttttttttcatttaataaaagatGCCAAAATACTTAAATGTTAAGCAGCCATTAGAATatgtcaaattattatttaaatcaggaactgaTTACAAATCTGAAGCTGCATGCTGAAGACAAACTCACAGCCGATGTGAACCTGAAAGGATGAAACAGTCTCACgtacatttgaaatgacagctgaaTGTAAATCCTGTAATTTCCATAATGCTGACCCTGAGTCAGGGTCAAAGCTGTCTGACCTCATTACTTTTGACTGGGCAGTTACACACTGAATCTATCCTGCTGTGACTTATGTGACTGATGACCCAGTTTAGTTTCAAACTGCAGGTGGTAAACCTGCTTTTAGCAGCCCCAAAagtattgaagtgaatgggaaaacaagtcagaaaataataattgtcCTAATTATCCAGCCGTTATGTCTGCCTCTTGTTCATCCCGCCAACgcttctcctcttttctgccaCACTTGAGTTTTCTGGCTCCAGTCAGTCAAAGATGACCGTGAGAGGTAAACCTGCTCCTCTCTGATGCAGCCACAATGTAAACCAATAAAATGTCGTTACGAACTGATTCCAGCCACCCAGACCTCCGTCACACTGACCTAGTTTGCTGTTGCTCAGGCGT
The sequence above is a segment of the Enoplosus armatus isolate fEnoArm2 chromosome 2, fEnoArm2.hap1, whole genome shotgun sequence genome. Coding sequences within it:
- the tp53bp2b gene encoding apoptosis-stimulating of p53 protein 2b; translation: MMPMFLTVYLSNNDQHFSEVPVTPETLCRDVVELCKEPGEADCYLSEMWRGSERVVGEGERMLEALQRWGQQRGEVRYLLRHQRAPGRESGGSRAAEQMMKRNQVKASVERCLENGVSAARLDVTLSDLQDLATRQQQQINAQQQLLASKEQRLRYLKLQDQRQQQQEVSEQERLQQLRENAHNQEAKLRRVRALRGQVEQKRLSNSKLVEEIEQMTGLFQQKQRELLVAVSRVEELSDQLEALRSDRLEPPLPPPLLPHHHSTSSTAELERLYKELQLRNKLNQDQSGRLQQQRDSLNKRNLEVAAMDRRLAELRQRLWKKKAALQQKENLPVASDGGAPQHGVGSRVAAVGPYIQSSSTTSSQGPPVPARQQVLVKPAYPDGTATLPMPDSSLKPPPRPVKPASGFATSKITKLSDWSSSFSESSGGYSHASTLPRMSSLGCHNSGGKTLTDQKGLSGSDIPPPVPSRTNHITENLLRDKQNPGKGLSKMVVPPPVPSKPKPFSSSGPPTFSKPPYSTGTFPGKVRPVGGHLRPSLVLSSHSHTLPLPNKQESPPAAAVRPYTPELSEAPPPMLPKPQTVAASSIYSMYTQQATPGKGYQASGQGTLPRSQPRVYGKPVLPASGGLQSVGSDSAIVNSGSCVTDGSEVDNGCLGNYEGVGAEPAERATPRPLSPTKLLPFLSNPHRNPSDADLEALRRRLHHAPRPLKKRSSITEPEGPAGPNIQKLLYQKTTLAAMETIPMETVGPAGMYVQPEVHEDGTGGADVLSRVDDNAGAGFNQPPAESPEDSLTPPPLPPRSPILDPAACRSLPPPPEDKEEEEVCPSASVSQDYFADEFPPYPPPPYPTCSEVEQGDDALNLQPPEVTGQVTVPPGKRSILRKAGSEQIDHSMRVKFNPLALLLDSSLEGEYDLVQRVIYDVDDPSMPNDEGITALHNAVCAGHTEIVKFLVQFGVNANAADSDGWTPLHCAASCNNVQVCKFLVESGAAVFATTYSDMQTAADKCEEMEDGYAQCSQFLYGVQEKMGVMNRGVVYALWDYEPQSDDELAFIEGDCMTVLRREDQVETDWWWARCGDREGYIPRNLLGLYLRIKPRQRSLA